One part of the Eptesicus fuscus isolate TK198812 chromosome 20, DD_ASM_mEF_20220401, whole genome shotgun sequence genome encodes these proteins:
- the LHX1 gene encoding LIM/homeobox protein Lhx1 produces the protein MVHCAGCKRPILDRFLLNVLDRAWHVKCVQCCECKCNLTEKCFSREGKLYCKNDFFRCFGTKCAGCAQGISPSDLVRRARSKVFHLNCFTCMMCNKQLSTGEELYIIDENKFVCKEDYLSNSSVAKENSLHSATTGSDPSLSPDSQDPSQDDAKDSESANVSDKEGGSNENDDQNLGAKRRGPRTTIKAKQLETLKAAFAATPKPTRHIREQLAQETGLNMRVIQVWFQNRRSKERRMKQLSALGARRHAFFRSPRRMRPLVDRLEPGELLPNGPFSFYGDYQSEYYGPGGNYDFFPQGPPSSQAQTPVDLPFVPSSGPSGTPLGGLEHPLPGHHPSSEAQRFTDILAHPPGDSPSPEPSLPGPLHSMSAEVFGPSPPFSSLSVNGGASYGNHLSHPPEMNEAAVW, from the exons ATGGTGCACTGTGCCGGCTGCAAAAGGCCCATCCTGGACCGCTTCCTCTTGAACGTGCTGGACAGGGCCTGGCACGTCAAGTGCGTCCAGTGCTGTGAATGTAAATGCAACCTGACCGAGAAGTGCTTCTCCCGGGAAGGCAAGCTCTACTGCAAGAACGACTTCTTCCG GTGTTTCGGTACAAAATGCGCGGGCTGCGCACAGGGCATCTCCCCTAGCGACCTGGTGCGGAGAGCGCGGAGCAAAGTGTTTCACCTGAACTGCTTCACCTGCATGATGTGTAACAAGCAGCTCTCCACCGGCGAGGAGCTCTACATCATCGACGAGAACAAGTTCGTCTGCAAAGAGGATTACCTAAGCAACAGCAGCGTCGCCAAAGAGAACAGCCTCCACTCGG ccACCACGGGCAGTGACCCCAGTTTGTCTCCGGACTCCCAAGACCCGTCGCAGGACGACGCCAAGGACTCGGAGAGCGCCAACGTCTCGGACAAGGAAGGGGGCAGCAACGAGAATGACGACCAGAACCTGGGCGCCAAGCGGCGGGGGCCCCGCACCACCATTAAAGCCAAGCAGCTGGAGACGCTGAAGGCTGCCTTTGCCGCGACGCCGAAGCCCACGCGCCACATCCGCGAGCAGCTGGCTCAGGAGACGGGCCTCAACATGCGCGTCATTCAG GTCTGGTTCCAGAACCGACGCTCCAAGGAACGGAGGATGAAGCAGCTGAGCGCGCTGGGCGCCCGGCGCCACGCCTTCTTTCGCAGTCCGCGCCGAATGCGGCCGCTCGTGGACCGCCTGGAGCCGGGCGAGCTCCTCCCCAACGGGCCCTTCTCCTTCTACGGAG ATTACCAGAGCGAGTACTATGGGCCCGGAGGCAACTACGACTTCTTCCCGCAAGGCCCCCCGTCCTCGCAGGCTCAGACACCAGTGGACCTACCGTTCGTGCCGTCGTCCGGGCCGTCCGGGACGCCCCTGGGCGGCTTGGAGCACCCGCTGCCCGGCCACCACCCGTCGAGCGAGGCGCAGCGGTTCACCGACATCCTGGCGCATCCCCCTGGGGACTCGCCCAGTCCCGAGCCCAGCCTGCCGGGGCCTCTGCACTCAATGTCGGCCGAGGTCTTCGGGCCAAGCCCGCCCTTCTCGTCGCTGTCGGTCAACGGCGGGGCGAGCTATGGGAACCACCTGTCTCACCCTCCCGAAATGAACGAGGCGGCCGTGTGGTAG